The genomic DNA CGCATGATTTGACTGCGGACCTCCGGTAGTAATAATAGTATCGCAGCCTGTTTCCAGGGCATCTGCCAGAATATACTCCAGTTTTCTTACTTTATTACCGCCAAGAGCTGCGTCCGTCAGGTCATCTCTTTTTATAAATATCTTTGGACCTTCCAGTTGTTTGCTCAGGCTCTCCAGGTGTTCTATCGGGGTAACACGGTTAAAGAGAGAGATCTTTTTTATCTTTTTCATTTTAAATACTCCCCAAAAAATGCCAAAACTTCCTTTGAATACCCGGCTTGATCGGCGCTTAAGGATTCAACATGATCCGCGCCTTTGACAAGTACCAGTTTTTTTGGCCCTCCTGCTGCTTCAAATATTTTTCTGGAATTATCCGGAGAAATATTCCCGTCCTCCAACCCGTGAATGAGGAGTAAAGGTGTTTTCATTTTTGCCGCGCTTTCGACGGGATTTACGGTTTCATATTTAAACCCGCTTCTTAGTTCTGAAATATATACGGTAACCGGAACCATAGGAAAGTACGGAAGATGATAAAGCCTCCTCGCATAACTTTTTATCATATCAGGCAGGCAGGCAAAAGAAGAATCGGCAACTACCGCTTTAATTTCCGGAGATAACTCCGCGGTACGGATCGAAACAGCGGCGCCCATAGAACGGCCGATAACTCCTATATGCTTTGCTCCTTTTGCTTTTGCAAAATCAACCGCAGCAATCAGGTCTTTTGTTTCGTTATAGCCAAGCGAAGTGTATTTTTCTTTGCTTTCGCCGTGACCGCGAAAATCAAAAGCTAAAAGCGAATAACCTTTTTTGTATAAGAACGGCATATAATTAAGCATATCACTCTTGTCGGCGCCAAGCCCGTGGCAGAGGATAATGCATTTTTCTTTTGTCTTGCCGGTAGTCCACCAGCCGTACACTAAAACATTGTCTTTTGTCGTAAAAGTTATTTTTTCGAAAGGAATTTTGAAAACTGCGGGGATTCCGGAATATTTAGGACGGTACGCATGCAGAAGAACTCCGGAGAAGATCCACACAAATACAAGAAAAAGGATTGCCCCGTAAAGAACAACCCTTATTGCTATTCTTTTTATAAAAACAGCCGTTTTCATTATTACCTTTCGTTCTTCACTATTTTCCGCTGGCTTTGTATTTTCTTAGAGCCTCGTAAGCATCAGAAGTGCCTATCTTCTGGAGCGCATCTGAAGCATAAGACCTGACAACAGAATCATCATCTTTTAACGCTTCGTTAAGATACGGTACAGCATCGTTTCCAAATTTTATAATAGAATCCCTGGAATGAACTGCTATTTTATTATTTTTATCTTTAAGAGTTTGAGCCAAAAAAGGCGCTGCGGACTTTGCGCCGGAACCTATCAGGCCCAAAGCATCCACCGATGCAAGTCTTACGTTATCATCTGTATCACGAAGAGCTTCAGTGAGCGCCATTATGGATTCCTTGTATTCTATGCCGATATTTCCTAAAGCAATCGCGGCGGCAGCTCTGACTTCTGCATCTTCATTTTTGATAACAGCTATTAACGCAAGGGCGGCTTCTTTCATCATGGGAGAACCTTTTTCAATACCTATTTTTCCCAGAACGTAAGCAACTTTAGTTTTAACTTTATTATTACTTTCTTTTAATGTTTCTATTAACGGCTGAATGGCTTTCTGTCCTATTTTAATAAGCGAGTTTTGAACAGCGGTACTGATATGAAGATTTTCATCATCAATAAACAGAATCAGTGATTTTGAAGCCGGTTTTGAAAGCATTCCGATTTTTTCAATAGTATTTTTTGCAGCAAATTGCACACCCAGCTCGTTGTCGGCAAGCAGTTTTACCAATTCAGGCATTGCTTTTGCCGAACGCATTCCAAGATCACCCAGGGATTCTACGGCAGCTATCCGTACAATTTTTTCTTTATCCTTAAGCAGAGCTGTTAATTCCAAAACGTAGTCTTTTTGAGCAGAAGAAAAAAGAAAACCGGCAACTTTGGCGGCTGACTCTCTTATATATTTATTTTCACTGTTTAAAAATCCTCCGATAGCGTCTCCGGAATCCTTGCTCAAATAGGCTACTTTAATATATGATTTAACAGCAGCATCCCTAACCAGTACAATATTATCTCCAAAAGCATTTATCAGACACTCTGAAATATCTTTATAATTTACACGCATTTTCCCGAGGCAATTAAGCGCTGTTATCTTTCTTTCTAAATCAGAAGACGCGGCCAGAGTTATAATATTTTTTAATATCCCTTCAGATGAGGAATTTATTTTACACAAGCTTTCTGCAGCCGCAATTACCAGCCTGTTATTATTTCCTTTTAAGGCATTTGAAAGTTCTACTATTGTTTCCGAAGCAGGAATTCCTATATTCCCAAATATTACAGTAAGACATTCTTTCATAAAATCATCATCGGTTCTGTATTTTTCAAGCATGATCTCAACAGCCTCTCGAGAAGCTGTTCCTATTTCTACCAGAGCATTTTCGGCACCATTTTTTACTACTATATTGGAAAATTTAAGATTATTCAAAAGCGCTTCTAAAACACGCTTATCTGCTATTTTCTTCTTTCCTGCGATAAAAGCTGCGCCAAAACAGGAACTGCCGTTTTCGCTCTTTAATGCTTTTAGCAGATCTTCTATATCAATAATCCCTGTTTTTATTATCGCGTCTCTTGCTGCACCGGAAACGTACTTGTCATCTTCGCCCATGGAGATAAAGAGCCTCCTGGTCACTTCGAGCAATGATGGTCTGATCTCACCAAGAGCATACGCCGCATGAGCACGTTGAAACTTATCCGGACTATCCAGTGTTTTTAAAAGAGGAAGAAGGGCCTTACTTCCAAATTTTGCCACATACTCTTCTGCCATAATTCTAATTTCCTGGTTTTTGTCGGCTAAAATGGAAATAAATACCGGAATCCCGGCTTCAGGGCCAAGCTTAAGTAAAGCTTCTGCAGCGCGGCTTCGAACCGACGAATTAGAGTTGTTCAAGTATTCTTTCAGGTCATTCGCAGTCTGAGCTTTCCCCTTATCATCAAGATATTTTATCTCTTCAAGCGCCGAAAGCCTTGCATTTTCATCGTCTCCCGCCGCAAGCCTGTAGCTTAAAGAGGCACAGCCGCTTAGAATAACAGATACAAATACAATTCCCACTATCGCAATAAATTTATTTTTCATTTATTTTCTTTCCTCCAATAAATATTTCCGCTCCTATTTCTCAAACTTCAAACCGGACTTATTCCAAAATTACCATTAAGGCCATTATCCCTACACCCAGAGCTATAAAGAATATCTGGAGTAAAGATCTTATGGGCCTTTCATCATGATGTAACTCCGGAATAAGGTCTGAACCTGCCATATAAATAAATCCTCCGGCGGTTACAGGGATTAATGCCATTCTAAAATTACCCAAAAAATCTCCAACCAGGAAGAATAGGACAGCTCCAATTATCGAGGTCAGCGCGGAAAGGAAATTAAAAAAGAGTGCCTTTTTAACAGAGAGTCCCCCGTGTATCAGAACTCCAAAATCCCCTATTTCCTGAGGAATCTCATGAAGTATAACAGCAATGGTGGTGGCAATTCCAAGATGAATAGATACTGAATAACTGGCAGCAATAACAAGACCGTCTATAAAATTATGAACTGCATCCCCGAACAAGTTCATATATACAACCGGCTTTAAATGTTCATCACAATGTCCGTCATGACAATGGCGCCACCTGATGAACTTTTCAAGAACAAAGAAGATAAAAATCCCGAGAATTACCATTAAAGCCGTAGGCAATCCCTTCCCAAAAGTTTCATACGCCTCAGGCATAAGATGAATTATAGCATCCCCAAAAAGCGCACCCACAGCAAAGCTGACAAGATAAAGTATTATTTTTTGAAGAATATCCCGATTAAGAGCAAGAGTGAAAATCCCCACAAGGGAGATAAGACTGACTATTGTCACACTTATTAAAGCATATCCCCAGGTTTGCATATTTCCTCAAGTAAGTTCGTTTAAAAATAGAAAATCGAGAGTTGACCGAATCGATTTTTCTATTTATTTTCAAATCTCGACTATCAATTCTCGACCAATTTTACAGCTTATTTCTTCAAAAACTAAAAGCCTTTTGAAAATAGAAAATCGAGAATAGAACGCAATCGAGTAACTTTTATCGATTGCTCTACCATTTTTAAGAGTAGCTTAAAAATGGTGGAGCTGAGGGGGATCGGACCCCTGACCTCCTCGCTGCCAGCGAGGCGCTCTCCCAGCTGAGCTACAGCCCCATTTAAAACAAATTCTAAGTACTAAATTCGTCCGCTTAAAGCGAGATCTCGTCCGCAGCAATAGTTTGCTGCGAGACCTCGTTTTTGGGCGGGCCAAAGGCGGAAAATTCTAAACAAGAGCTTTTTCCTGTTCAGGATGCTTATTTTAGCATTAAAACACTGGTAATTCAAACCAATAATAAGGAAGTGAAACTCCACGCCCTTACGAGGCTGTGCCAAAAGGTAGTTGCCTGATTTTAATCAGGCGCAATTGGCAGGCTCGATGAATCGAGCAACTACAATATGTTGTGGTATCTGTAAAATATTTCAGACTTTTGGCACAACCTCTTGCGTCCGAGGTTTCGGCGAGTGGAATTCAATTTTATCCCGCTTCATGATATATTTCCTATCGGGAAAAGCTTTGCTTATTATACATGCCGCCTTTTTGCGGATGTTTAGAATCCTTTATCTTTATATTCCACCTGAATATTTTCATACCTGGAAATATCCTTCCAGTTAATTGTAACCCGTTTTATCCATTTAGAATTTTTGGTAATATTGATTATCGCTTTAAAATCTTCAAGCAGAGGGGACTCCATTTCTATATTAAATATCCCTGTTTTATCATCATAAGAACACCTTAACACCCTGTACCAGCTGTTTGTCTTTATCGAATTTAAAATAGGATTTCCCGGCCAGCTGGAAAGCTGTATTTCTATTTTGTATTGTAAACTGCCTTCCGGAATATAGACTATCCGGGAACAGACCGACTGCCCGTTTACCAATATTTTATCTATAAATTTCCCTTCATGGGAATAAATAATATCCAAGAGATTGCCTTTATATTTAAAGTTATATATATATCTGAGCTTATACATATCAAGCGGCTGTATATAAAGATTCCCCCTTGTAAAGTCAATACCGCAGCTCTTAAAATACATATCCATAAAGGAAAAAACCTCGGAAACAGGCCGGTCATCATCATATTGCGTAAAGGGTAACTGCTTTTCATACAAAGCAGGAACACTTCCTTTAATATCATACTTTACGAGATTATCCAGAATAAAATATATTTCCGGGTATTTTAATTCGGGGAAAAGGAGCAGCCGCTTTGCTTCTTTTTCTATTATATTTTTATCTTCCCCTTGAAGAATAAGAGCCAGTACCTTTTGTTCGTCTTTTATATCCTCAGGTACTTTTACCGGAGTATAGACCGCTTTTTTTCCGATTATCGCTCCGGCCCATTCAAGTGTTCTTTGATTATAAAGTTCGAGCGCTTCATTTTCCATCTTCCGGTAATTTTCCCCGTTTGCCACGGCAACTTCAAGATATCCGGGATCTCCGGTATACTCATAAGCTTTCCAATAAACCCAGGGCGCAAGTTTTTTCTCCAATATTGTATTTAATTTTTCTTCAAAGACGAACCTCAGGGCAAAATTAGAAATATCTTCGCGGCGGTATCCGTTTAAAAGAAGATATGTCGCCTGATACATTTTTCTCGTTGAAATATCAGTGGAATAAACTCTCACAATATTGGACAGAAGTTTGTTATAAAAAACCTCTTTCTCGCTTCCCATTTCCACTACATTTTTTCCGGCTGCAGTAAAAGATAAAATTGAAGCGGCCCGGGCATCATTTCCAAAACCCACACCGACTGCAAAGGTCACCGCAGACTCCGCCGGAATGCTTAGTTTTGCAATAATCCTGTATCTGCCGTTCTCCTGAAAAACAAAAACATCCTCTACCGTGGTTTTATCAAAAAACAATCCCATTGCGCTTACGCCGGTTTTAAATTGATTTGTAACGGTAATTGCTTTTCTTGTAATGTAATCTTCCTGCAGCACCGAAGTTCCCCTGGAATAAAAGACCAGCTCCTGTATCCAGGGCTGCTTTCCCGAATTTGAAAGAACAACGGAAGATACAGAAGATTCCTGATTTATAAAAGCTGTTACCATCTTTACTTTTTTATCCTCTTTGTAATTATTTTCGCTCAATATTTCATTAGGCCGCCAAACTATTTTTTTAAACGGATTTATCTCCTCAAAGCCTTCGGTCCTGAACCGGATAGAACATAGAGGATCCAAATCTGTTTCATTATGAAGTATGGCAAGAGGAGAGTAACCAAACACCGGACTGTAACCTTTTATGTGAAACTTAGAATCTGGAAGACCCATAGGATAGGAGACATACGGAAGTTCTTTATAAGAAAGCCACCAATGATAAGTAACAAGATTACGGTCGCTCTCCGCGGCCGCCAGAGGGAGCAGTAAACTTCCGATTAAAATCAGTATTAACAGACTACGACGCATATTTTATTTTTATCCGCTTCTTTTTTAATTTTATTTTTATCTATCAAAAACACCTTCCCCGACTGAAGAGCAAGGCATTTAATATTTGCTTTTGCAAGCTGTTTTATTGTTTCAACTCCGGCTCCGGGAATATCAATCCGCATATCCTGCACCGTTCTTGCTACTTTTACGCATACCGCGCCATCTCCGGCAAGATGACCTCCGCGTTTTATGGTCTCATCCGTCCCCTCTGCACCTTCTACGGTAATAACTTTTTTGTCTTTAACAATAACTGTCTGTCCGATATCAGCGTCGGCCAGCTTTTTTGCCTCTTTAAAACCGTATTTTATATCTTCAATCTCCTGCCTGCATGGCTTTCTTTTTGTCAAAACACCTTTTTTTGCCAGCAGGGGTTTCAAATACACCGTCATAGGAAGAATTTTTATGCCTTCCTTTTCAAATTCCTTTATTACAGCTTGTATCAAGGTAGAATCTTTTTTATTTCGCAGGGACATAAACAGCTTAAAAAGCCTCATATCCGGTTTAAGTGCAGAAAATAGCCTGACTTTTCTTACTTTTCCCACAATAAAAACTTTTCTAATACCTAGCTTTTTAAAGGTGTTTATCGCTTTTCCAAAATCTCCGATATCGTACCAGTATATTTCCTTTGAATGTTTCCAAAGTGATTTGTCTGCTTCATTTTTTATAGCAACAGTAATTATTTTTTTTCCGTCTTTTTTTGCATTCCTGCAAAAATATACAGGTAGGAGCCCTCCGCCTGCGACCAGACCTAGCATTTATAGATGCCCCTTTTAGATTTTTCCACGAAAGAGACAAAATGCGAGACGTAAGGGTCGGAGATCAGATCTTCTTTTAATCTGGTTACAGCCTGGGACGTATTTAGTCCGGATTTAAACACCAGTTTGAACATTTTTTTAAGCGCTTCTTTTGATTTTTCCGGCACGTTGTTTCTTTCCAGCCCCACTTTATTCAAGCCAAATACCGTAAAAGGGTTACCGGTGCCGAGCACAAAAGGCGGGACATCTTTTTCAATGGGAGAGCATAAGCCGATCATGGACATGGAACCTGCTTTACAAAACTGATGCAAGACACAATAAGCCGAAACAAAAGCCATATCTTCAACTTCCACAAAACCTGCAAGTCCCGCTCCGTTTACCAGAGTAACTTTATTTCCGATTTTTACATTATGCCCGACATGCGAGAGCGCGAAGAAAAAGCAATCATTTTCTACAACGGTCTTTGCCCCTTCCCCGGTCGCGGAATTTATGGTAACCGACTCGCGGATAATATTATTATCCCCTATCTCGACAAAGGAAATTTCATTTTTATAATTTCTGTCCTGCCCCGGGTTACCTATTACCGCAAAACTGAATATTTCATTATTTTTTCCGAGGGTAGTATGGCCGTTTATAATTACATTCGGATGGAGTTTGGTTTTATCTCCGAGCGTAACATTTTCCCCGATCACGCAATAAGGACCTATAGTTACATCCTTTCCTATTTTAGCTTTTTTATGAACTATCGCAGTTTCATGAATATTTGTCATACATACACCCTTTTTATATCTTTATTAATAGCGCAGACAATTTCGTAAGGTATTGTTTTACATTTCTCCGCAACTTCTTCCGCACTTATAACTTTATTTTTACTCCGGCCGATAAGGAACGCCGTATCTCCGGCTTTTACTTTTGAATTATTGCCGAGCTCCACCATAGTAAGATCCATACAAACCCTGCCGGTAACCGGATATTTATTCCCGTTTATCAGAACCTCTCCGTTATTAGAAAGTAAACGATTGTAGCCGGAACCATAACCGATCCCGAGAACCGCAATTTTAGTATCCCGTTTTGTTTTGTAGGTGTTACCGTAACTGATATTGCTCCCTTTTTTATAACACTTTACCAAAAGTACTTTTGTCTTCCAGGAGAGCGCAGGTTTAAGATTAACTGTTTTATTTTCTTCTTTATTGTTATGCAAGCCGTAGATCATAAGACCCGGGCGCGCCATATCAAAGCCGGCTCC from Candidatus Firestonebacteria bacterium RIFOXYD2_FULL_39_29 includes the following:
- a CDS encoding acyl-[acyl-carrier-protein]--UDP-N-acetylglucosamine O-acyltransferase gives rise to the protein MTNIHETAIVHKKAKIGKDVTIGPYCVIGENVTLGDKTKLHPNVIINGHTTLGKNNEIFSFAVIGNPGQDRNYKNEISFVEIGDNNIIRESVTINSATGEGAKTVVENDCFFFALSHVGHNVKIGNKVTLVNGAGLAGFVEVEDMAFVSAYCVLHQFCKAGSMSMIGLCSPIEKDVPPFVLGTGNPFTVFGLNKVGLERNNVPEKSKEALKKMFKLVFKSGLNTSQAVTRLKEDLISDPYVSHFVSFVEKSKRGIYKC